In Lonchura striata isolate bLonStr1 chromosome 14, bLonStr1.mat, whole genome shotgun sequence, one genomic interval encodes:
- the P2RY4 gene encoding P2Y purinoceptor 4, whose translation MATPVRIFPVSLWTPTPAPWPGGNTTAAPEAKCVFNEEFKFILLPISYGIVFVVGLPLNSWALWMFICRMRPWNATTTYMVNLALSDMLYVLSLPTLVYYYADRNNWPFGMGLCKIVRFLFYANLYSSILFLTCISVHRYMGICHPIRSLKWVKTKHARIICVASWLVVIICLIPNLIFVTTSSKGNTTLCHDTTKPEDFDHYVHYSSSVMALLFGVPFLVIVLCYCLMAKRLCKSSFSSPGLRMPSYKRRSIRMIIVVLAVFAICFVPFHITRTLYYTSRYFQADCRTLNIINFSYKITRPLASINSCLDPILYFMAGDKYRGRLRRGAAQRLRPVPTLDLVLVSPFTDNVTDGSHISHVTRGTGTARGGGGC comes from the coding sequence ATGGCCACTCCAGTGAGGATATTCCCAGTTTCCCTGTGGACACCGACGccggctccctggccaggagggaaCACCACAGCAGCACCCGAGGCTAAGTGTGTCTTCAACGAGGAGTTCAagttcatcctgctgcccatctCCTACGGCATCGTCTTCGTGGTGGGGCTGCCCCTCAACTCCTGGGCCCTGTGGATGTTCATCTGCAGGATGAGGCCCTGGAATGCCACCACCACCTACATGGTCAACCTGGCCCTCTCGGACATGCTCTacgtcctgtccctgcccacccTGGTCTATTATTACGCCGACCGCAACAATTGGCCTTTCGGGATGGGGCTGTGCAAGATCGTGCGGTTCCTCTTCTACGCCAACCTCTACAGCAGCATCCTCTTCCTCACTTGCATCAGCGTGCACCGCTACATGGGCATCTGCCACCCCATCCGCTCCCTCAAGTGGGTGAAGACCAAGCACGCCCGCATCATCTGCGTGGCCTCCTGGCTCGTGGTCATCATCTGCCTCATCCCCAACCTCATCTTCGTCACCACCAGCTCCAAGGGCAACACCACCCTGTGCCACGACACCACCAAGCCCGAGGATTTCGACCACTACGTGCACTACAGCTCCTCCGTCATGGCCCTGCTCTTCGGGGTGCCCTTCCTGGTCATCGTCCTGTGCTACTGCCTGATGGCCAAGCGGCTCTGCAAGTCCAGCTTCTCCAGCCCTGGCCTCCGCATGCCCTCCTACAAGAGGCGCTCCATCAGGATGATCATCGTGGTGCTCGCTGTCTTCGCCATCTGCTTCGTGCCCTTCCACATCACCCGCACCCTCTACTACACCTCCCGCTACTTCCAGGCCGACTGCCGGACCCTCAACATCATCAACTTCAGCTACAAGATCACGCGGCCGCTGGCCAGCATCAACAGCTGCCTGGATCCCATCCTGTACTTCATGGCTGGGGACAAGTACCGGGGCCGGCtgcgccgcggggccgcccaGCGCCTCCGGCCCGTGCCCACGCTGGACCTGGTCCTGGTGTCACCCTTCACGGACAACGTCACGGACGGCAGCCACATCTCCCATGTCACCCGAGGGACCGGCACCGCACGCGGTGGAGGCGGGTGCTGA
- the LOC110474379 gene encoding phosphatidylinositol 3,4,5-trisphosphate 5-phosphatase 2A, with product MAAAGWYHRDISQVVAEELLARAGRDGSFLVRDSESVKGAYALCLLFQRRVYTYRILPDDEGLLSVQTIQGIQAKCFRTLPDLIGAYQHPNNGLATPLLHPVHRPGPDEDSDGEDAQGWGHMVPCPGAPPSSRTHIPQQLHQRLQEQLRSSPASDFMGFMAEYLTHHVHDLEALCHLSTALATACRALHSEIDFTLAGLETLARVFDPPVSPRSPAREQGFLSSDPDLELLLNKISTVNHLLSSLEKKVLKSLQETVTRHNLALPSVAVAPVPAARPLAVQNFEVKMGKSQRAALTVDVESGTVTISKRGSSSPEEVIPQDKILQLIKYQSVQSKVRLVCARENQKSLSRDFIFPNARKREAFCQLLQLMKMQHSNLDEPEIISVYIGTWNMGSTPPPRSLASWLTSRGLGRTQDETTACIPHDIYVIGTQENSLGDREWVEFLCASLKSLMAIDYRVVALQCLWSIKIVVLVKPEHQRRISHVHTSSVKTGIANTLGNKGAVGVSFLFNGTSFGFINCHLASGSEKTHRRNQNYGDILHSLALGDKRLGGFDLTLRFTHLFWFGDLNYRLDMDVQDILSHIVKKEFQALLAVDQLSLEREKNKVFLRFSEGDISFPPTYRYERGTRDTYVWQKSKPTGMRINVPSWCDRILWKSHPETHVVCNSYGCTDDIVTSDHSPVFATFEVGVTSQFVPKEAPGSSPEALACIEWESIEVILKTTSRSKCYIEFHSYCLEEVQRSGENTFQNCDIPGFLKLGWSSKHLPVLNPILPDLEYLGDQHLLLSFKGVESCESYGECCLALRSAIGTTAQQFETFLFHRGEETGSVRGWMRVRVPRGRRGTRERLYEWISFEEEEEEKDAEPAAEPPMCPEPPPQRPRSRPRSLPEPTTDYTNPAYFIFEGVPNAWLPGPGEAPKKQAEGPAGGQQCRSPAGPRVPLPSEEEPRCGRPRCVPLSPCRGHPLSAPGAGHHKRPKSAVLTRDTLGPGDCSLNVAQLSQLDQASAQGRGDSQELPPRQSRPGLEPPPRRCREPPRPPGKRGALGAPELEAQPPPPADLQPARM from the exons ATGGCGGCAGCAGGGTGGTACCACCGCGACATCAGCCAGGTGGTGGccgaggagctgctggccagggctgggcgGGACGGCTCCTTCCTGGTGCGGGACAGCGAGTCGGTGAAGGGGGCATATGCCCTGTGCCTCCT GTTCCAGAGGCGCGTCTACACCTACCGCATCCTCCCCGATGACGAGGGGCTGCTCTCCGTGCAG ACCATCCAGGGCATCCAAGCCAAGTGTTTCCGCACCCTCCCCGACCTGATCGGTGCCTACCAGCACCCCAACAACGGGCTGGCGACCCCGCTGCTGCACCCCGTGCACCGCCCGGGGCCGGACGAGGACTCGG ATGGGGAGgatgcccagggctgggggcacatGGTGCCGTGTCCCGGCGCTCCCCCCTCCAGCCGGACCCACATCCCGCAGCAGCTGcaccagaggctgcaggagcagctccgcAGCAG CCCGGCCAGCGACTTCATGGGCTTCATGGCCGAGTACCTGACCCACCACGTGCACGACCTGGAGGCTCTGTGCCACCTCAGCACCGCCCTCGCCACTGCCTGCCGGGCACTGCACAG TGAGATCGACTTCACTCTGGCGGGTCTGGAGACCCTGGCCAGGGTGTTTgacccccccgtgtcccctcgcAGCCCGGCCAGGGAGCAG GGTTTCCTGAGCAGCGACCcagacctggagctgctcctcaaCAAGATCTCCACTGTCAACCACCTCCTCTCTTCCCTGGAGAAGAAG GTGCTGAAGTCGCTGCAGGAGACGGTGACAAGGCACaacctggcactgcccagcgtGGCTGTGGCCCCCGTGCCagctgccaggcccctggcCGTGCAGAACTTCGAG GTGAAGATGGGCAAGTCCCAGCGTGCGGCCCTGACGGTGGACGTGGAGTCGGGCACGGTGACCATCAGCAAgcggggcagcagctccccggaGGAGGTGATCCCACAGGACAAAA TCCTGCAGCTGATCAAGTACCAGAGTGTGCAGAGCAAGGTGAGGCTGGTGTGTGCCCGTGAGAACCAGAAGAGCCTGAGCAGGGACTTCATCTTCCCCAACGCGCGG AAGAGAGAGGCTTTttgccagctgctgcagctgatgAAGATGCAGCACTCCAACCTGGACGAGCCTGAGATCATCTCGGTGTATATCGGGACGTGGAACATGG GCAGCACGCCCCCACCCCGCTCCCTGGCCTCCTGGCTGACCTCGAGGGGCTTGGGGCGCACGCAGGACGAGACCACGGCCTGCATCCCCCACGACATCTACGTCATCGGCACCCAGGAGAACTCCCTGGGCGACCGCGAGTGGGTCGAGTTCCTCTGCGCCTCCCTCAAGAGCCTCATGGCCATCGACTACCGAGTG GTGGCCCTGCAGTGCCTGTGGAGCATCAAGATCGTGGTGCTGGTGAAGCCGGAGCACCAGCGGCGCATCAGCCACGTCCACACCTCCAGCGTGAAAACCGGGATCGCCAACACGCTGG GGAACAAGGGAGCTGTGGGCGTCTCCTTCCTTTTCAACGGGACCTCCTTTGGCTTCATCAATTGCCACCTGGCCTCTGGCAGCGAGAAGACCCACAG gCGTAACCAGAACTACGGTGACATCCTGCActccctggccctgggggacaaACGTCTGGGGGGCTTCGACCTCACCCTGCGCTTCACCCACCTCTTCTGGTTTGGGGACCTCAACTACCGCCTGGACATGGACGTGCAG gacATCCTCAGCCACATCGTCAAGAAGGAGTTTCAGGCCCTCCTGGCTGTTGaccagctcagcctggagcgGGAGAAGAACAAGGTGTTCCTGCGGTTCA GTGAGGGTGAcatctccttccctcccacGTACCGGTACGAGCGGGGCACCAGGGACACCTATGTGTGGCAGAAGTCCAAGCCCACGGGG ATGCGGATCAACGTCCCCTCGTGGTGCGACCGCATCTTGTGGAAGTCACACCCAGAGACCCACGTGGTGTGTAACTCCTACG GCTGCACTGATGACATCGTGACCAGTGACCACTCGCCTGTCTTTGCCACCTTTGAGGTGGGAGTGACGTCGCAGTTTGTGCCCAAGGAGG ctcccggctccagccccgaggcGCTGGCCTGCATCGAGTGGGAGAGCATTGAGGTGATCCTGAAAACCACGAGCCGCAGCAAGTGCTACATCGAGTTCCACTCCTACTGCCTGGAGG AGGTGCAGCGGAGTGGGGAGAACACCTTCCAGAACTGTGACATCCCTGGGTTCCTCAAGCTGGGCTGGTCCTCCAAGCATCTGCCTGTG CTGAACCCCATCCTGCCCGACCTGGAGTACCTGGGGGACCAGCACCTGCTCCTCAGCTTCAAGGGCGTGGAGAGCTGCGAGTCCTACG GGGAATGCTGCCTCGCCCTGAGGTCAGCGATCGGCACCACGGCCCAGCAGTTCGAGACCTTCCTGTTCCACCGTGGCGAGGAGACGGGCTCGGTGCGCGGCTGGATGCGGGTCCGGGTCCCCCGGGGCCGGCGCGGCACCCGCGAGAGGCTCTACG AGTGGATCAGctttgaggaggaggaggaggagaaggatgctGAGCCGGCGGCAGAGCCCCCGATGTGCCCCGAGCCTCCCCCGCAGCGCCCCAG GAGCCGCCCCCGCAGCCTCCCGGAGCCCACCACCGACTACACCAACCCCGCCTACTTCATCTTCGAGGGAGTGCCCAACGCGTGGCTCCCGGGCCCCGGAGAAGCCCCCAAGAAGCAGGCAGAGGGCCCGGCCGGGGGCCAGCAGTGCCGGAGCCCCGCCGGACCGCGGGTCCCGTTACCCTCGGAGGAGGAGCCGCGGTGTGGCCGGCCCCGCTGTGTGCCACTGAGCCCGTGCCGTGGGCACCCGCTCAGCGCCCCCGGAGCGGGCCACCACAAGAGACCCAAGTCGGCCGTCCTGACGAGGGACACGCTGGGACCGGGCGACTGCTCGCTGAATGTCGCTCAGCTGAGCCAGCTGGACCAGGCGTCAGCGCAGGGCAGGGGGGACAGCCAGGAGCTCCCACCGCGCCAGAGCCGCCCGGGCCTGGAGCCGCCACCGCGGCGCTGCCGGGAGCCACCGAGGCCGCCGGGCAAGCGGGGAGCGCTCGGTGCTCCGGAGCTGGAGGCTCAGCCTCCTCCGCCCGCCGACCTGCAGCCTGCCAGGATGTAG
- the ARR3 gene encoding arrestin-C, with protein sequence MADGSKVFKKTSPNSKLSLYLGKRDYVDNVDSVESVDGVCLIDPEYLKDRKVYVTLTCAFRYGRDDLDVIGLTFRKDIYVVTTQLYPPVPDQAPKTLTPLQEKLMKKLGENAYPFTFEIATNLPCSITLQPGPDDVGKACGVDFEVKGFCAENLEEKIHKRNSVRLIIRKVQFAPLQTGPAPRAETTRQFMMSDKPLHLEASLDREIYYHGDPINVTVNINNTTNKVVKKIKISVDQITDVVLYSLDKYTKTVCTEEINETVAANSTFSKTYSVTPMLSSNRQKRGLALDGKLKHEDTNLASTTILRPGMDKEVLGILVSYKVKVNLVVSRGGILGDLTASDVGVEMPVILMHPKPDDSKPRSEEDIVIEEFARQKLKGEKDDEDEKEEAEKEES encoded by the exons ATGGCAGATGGATCAAA GGTTTTCAAGAAGACCAGCCCCAACAGCAAG CTTTCCCTCTACCTGGGGAAGAGAGACTATGTGGATAACGTGGATTCAGTGGAATCTGTTG ATGGTGTCTGCCTGATCGACCCGGAGTACCTAAAGGACAGGAAAG TGTACGTGACACTGACCTGCGCCTTCCGCTACGGCCGCGACGACCTCGACGTGATCGGCCTGACCTTCAGGAAGGACATCTACGTGGTGACCACCCAGCTGTACCCGCCCGTGCCGGACCAGGCTCCCAAAACCCTCACTCCTCTGCAGGAGAAGCTGATGAAGAAGCTCGGGGAGAACGCCTACCCCTTCACCTTCGAG ATTGCCACcaacctgccctgctccatcacCCTGCAGCCCGGGCCAGATGATGTGGGAAAG GCCTGCGGCGTGGACTTCGAGGTCAAAGGATTTTGTGCTGAAAATCTGGAGGAGAAAATTCACAAGAG GAACTCCGTGCGCCTCATCATCCGCAAGGTGCAGTTCGCCCCGCTGCAGACGGGGCCAGCCCCGAGAGCCGAGACCACCCGGCAGTTCATGATGTCAGACAAGCCTCTGCACCTCGAAGCTTCCCTGGACAGGGAG ATCTACTACCACGGAGACCCCATCAATGTGACCGTCAACATCAACAACACCACCAACAAggttgtgaaaaaaataaagatctcAG TGGATCAGATCACAGACGTGGTCCTGTATTCCCTGGATAAATACACGAAGACTGTGTGCACCGAGGAAATAAA TGAGACTGTGGCTGCCAATTCCACCTTCTCCAAAACGTACTCAGTGACCCCCATGCTCTCGTCGAACCGCCAGAAGCGAGGCCTCGCTCTCGATGGCAAACTCAAGCACGAGGACACCAACCTGGCCTCCACCACCAT CCTGAGACCCGGCATGGACAAGGAGGTGCTGGGCATCCTGGTGTCCTACAAAGTGAAGGTCAACCTGGTGGTGTCCCGAGGAGG catcCTGGGGGATCTCACTGCCAG TGATGTTGGGGTGGAGATGCCCGTCATCCTCATGCACCCGAAGCCTGATGACT CTAAGCCAAG GAG CGAGGAGGACATTGTCATTGAGGAATTTGCTCGCCAGAAGCTCAAGGGAGAGAAGGATGATGAAGATGAGAAGGAGGAAGCTGAGAAAGAGGAGAGCTAA